A portion of the Stella humosa genome contains these proteins:
- a CDS encoding putative 2-aminoethylphosphonate ABC transporter ATP-binding protein: MRSEPGARPVPAGGRLPYLSVAGLEKRFGGFTALSDIDLTIQEGEFVCFLGPSGCGKTTLLRAIAGLDPQTRGTIIQAGRDISYLPPSQRDYGIVFQSYALFPNLTVEENVAYGLVNRRMKRPEIAVRVEELLAMIGMLGSGAKYPSQLSGGQQQRVALARALATRPGLLLLDEPLSALDARVRLRLRGEIRELQRRLGVTTIMVTHDQEEAISIADRIVVMNHGHIEQVDTPDAIYRTPGTMFVAGFVGTMNFLTGMRSTADRVRLGTLDLRVPPGGSPIGQTCTACARPEDFIIRNVGRDTPNAFSATIEATEFLGPVVRARLRAPALPGMPVLADFSLNAITDLGLELGRTVTVALPPERVRVFAGAPE, from the coding sequence ATGCGGAGTGAACCCGGCGCCCGTCCCGTGCCCGCGGGCGGGCGCCTGCCTTATCTGTCGGTCGCCGGGCTGGAGAAGCGGTTCGGCGGCTTCACGGCGTTGAGCGACATCGACCTGACGATCCAGGAGGGGGAGTTCGTCTGCTTCCTGGGGCCGTCGGGCTGTGGCAAGACCACGCTCCTGCGGGCCATCGCCGGTCTCGACCCGCAGACGCGCGGCACGATCATCCAGGCCGGCCGCGACATCTCGTACCTGCCGCCGTCGCAGCGCGACTACGGCATCGTGTTCCAGTCCTACGCGCTCTTTCCCAACCTGACGGTGGAGGAGAACGTCGCCTACGGTCTGGTCAACCGGCGGATGAAGCGGCCCGAGATCGCGGTGCGGGTCGAGGAACTGCTGGCGATGATCGGCATGCTGGGCAGCGGGGCCAAGTATCCGAGCCAGCTCTCGGGCGGCCAGCAGCAGCGTGTCGCGTTGGCCAGGGCGCTGGCCACGCGGCCGGGCCTGCTGCTGCTCGACGAGCCGCTCTCGGCGCTGGACGCGCGCGTGCGCCTGCGGCTGCGCGGCGAGATCCGCGAGCTTCAGCGCCGGCTCGGCGTCACCACGATCATGGTCACCCACGACCAGGAGGAGGCGATCTCGATCGCCGACCGGATCGTGGTGATGAATCACGGGCACATCGAACAGGTCGACACGCCGGACGCCATCTATCGCACGCCGGGCACGATGTTCGTGGCGGGCTTCGTCGGCACCATGAACTTTCTGACCGGCATGCGCTCGACGGCCGACCGCGTGCGGCTCGGCACGCTCGACCTGCGGGTGCCGCCCGGCGGGTCGCCCATCGGCCAGACCTGCACCGCCTGCGCCCGGCCGGAGGATTTCATCATCCGCAATGTCGGCCGCGACACGCCCAACGCCTTCTCGGCCACCATCGAGGCGACGGAGTTCCTGGGGCCGGTCGTGCGCGCGCGGCTGCGGGCGCCGGCATTGCCCGGCATGCCGGTGCTGGCGGATTTCTCGCTGAATGCGATCACCGATCTCGGCCTGGAACTGGGCCGGACGGTGACCGTGGCCCTGCCGCCGGAACGGGTGCGGGTCTTCGCAGGCGCGCCGGAATGA
- a CDS encoding putative 2-aminoethylphosphonate ABC transporter substrate-binding protein produces the protein MTRFGTGFVVALAAALAAGAASAKTQLTVYTALENEQLRPYKAAFEAANPDVEIVWVRDSTGVITARLLAEKANPKADVIMGVAVTSLILFENEGMIEPYAVRGADQLRPAFRDAKNPPAWIGMDAYMSAVCYNTVEGQKKNIPQPTSWADLLKPEYRGQIVMPNPASSGTGFLSVSGWLQSMGEAPGWKYMDGLHQNVAVYTHSGSAPCVQAARGEYVVGISFEYRAAQEKTKGAPISVILPTEGVGWDLEASAIHKGTKNLEAAKKLMDWTATKDANVLFNNYFGVVAYPGVNKEVANYPKDAEAKMIKNDFAFSAKNRDAILTEWTKRYDGKSAPKK, from the coding sequence ATGACGAGGTTCGGTACGGGATTCGTGGTGGCGCTCGCGGCGGCACTGGCGGCGGGGGCGGCGTCGGCCAAGACCCAGCTCACGGTCTATACGGCGCTCGAGAACGAGCAGCTTCGCCCCTACAAGGCAGCGTTCGAGGCGGCCAACCCCGATGTCGAGATCGTCTGGGTGCGCGATTCGACCGGCGTCATCACCGCCCGCCTGCTGGCCGAGAAGGCCAACCCGAAGGCCGACGTGATCATGGGCGTGGCCGTCACCAGCCTCATCCTGTTCGAGAACGAAGGGATGATCGAGCCTTACGCGGTGCGCGGCGCCGACCAGTTGCGGCCAGCCTTCCGCGACGCGAAGAACCCGCCGGCCTGGATCGGCATGGACGCCTACATGTCGGCCGTCTGCTACAACACGGTCGAGGGTCAGAAGAAGAACATCCCGCAGCCGACGAGCTGGGCCGACCTGCTGAAGCCCGAGTATCGCGGCCAGATCGTCATGCCGAACCCGGCCTCGTCGGGCACGGGGTTCCTGTCCGTCAGCGGCTGGCTGCAGTCGATGGGCGAGGCGCCCGGCTGGAAGTACATGGACGGCCTGCACCAGAACGTGGCCGTCTACACCCATTCGGGTTCTGCCCCTTGCGTCCAGGCCGCCCGCGGCGAGTACGTCGTCGGCATCTCGTTCGAGTATCGCGCCGCCCAGGAAAAGACCAAGGGCGCGCCGATCTCGGTCATCCTGCCGACCGAGGGCGTGGGCTGGGACCTGGAGGCGTCGGCCATCCACAAGGGCACCAAGAACCTCGAAGCTGCCAAGAAGCTGATGGACTGGACGGCGACCAAGGACGCCAACGTCCTCTTCAACAACTACTTCGGCGTGGTCGCCTATCCCGGGGTCAACAAGGAAGTGGCGAACTATCCCAAGGACGCCGAGGCCAAGATGATCAAGAACGACTTTGCCTTCTCGGCCAAGAATCGCGACGCGATCCTGACGGAATGGACGAAGCGCTACGACGGCAAGTCGGCGCCGAAGAAGTAG
- a CDS encoding ABC transporter substrate-binding protein, protein MRSVLLAAAGIAAGFSTASAQDVRIGVLYDLSGPLAAAGSVASAVGANIAIEMVNEKGGILGKHKIVPIAADAQSKADVAINEAERLLSQEKADVLLGVFSSAHAVPIAQKVDTQKKIFWITTAIATAVFKDRNLQYSFRAQVHSDQFGAASTDFLAEIAKSKLGVEAKDIKVAIIYEDGPYGVGVASANESGAKRHGMQIVLKEGYAATSPDLSSLVTKLRRARPDVILHTGYNPDITLLLRQSREQGLRFKALIGHGAGYGQIDKLVETFGKDVDHVFNVDPVAAQLLDPKSLKPGIGDLTAEMVRRYKEKTGAKEVPPHASMGFNQTWILLDSVLPAAMQKHGGFGAEAIRKAALEVDIPEGGTVQGYGVKFFEPGTPMAGQNERSSPVVMQYVGGETKIAWPTALRTIDPVIPLPASSPYGMR, encoded by the coding sequence ATGCGCAGCGTATTGCTCGCCGCGGCAGGCATTGCCGCCGGCTTTTCCACGGCCTCCGCCCAGGACGTGCGGATCGGCGTCCTCTACGACCTGTCCGGCCCGCTTGCCGCCGCCGGCTCGGTCGCGTCGGCCGTCGGTGCCAACATCGCCATCGAGATGGTGAACGAGAAGGGCGGCATCCTCGGCAAGCACAAGATCGTGCCGATCGCGGCCGACGCCCAGAGCAAGGCCGACGTCGCCATCAACGAGGCCGAGCGCCTGCTGAGCCAGGAGAAGGCCGACGTCCTGCTGGGCGTGTTCTCGTCGGCCCACGCCGTGCCGATCGCCCAGAAGGTCGACACCCAGAAGAAGATCTTCTGGATCACCACGGCGATCGCCACGGCCGTCTTCAAGGACCGCAACCTGCAGTACTCGTTCCGCGCCCAGGTCCATTCCGACCAGTTCGGCGCGGCATCCACCGACTTCCTGGCCGAAATCGCCAAGTCCAAGCTCGGCGTCGAGGCCAAGGATATCAAAGTCGCGATCATCTACGAGGACGGCCCCTACGGCGTCGGCGTGGCCTCGGCCAACGAGAGCGGGGCCAAGCGCCACGGCATGCAGATCGTCCTCAAGGAGGGCTATGCCGCGACCTCGCCCGACCTGTCGTCGCTGGTGACGAAGCTGCGCCGCGCCCGCCCCGACGTGATCCTGCACACCGGCTACAACCCGGACATCACCCTGCTGCTGCGCCAGTCGCGCGAGCAGGGCCTGCGCTTCAAGGCGCTGATCGGCCATGGCGCCGGCTATGGCCAGATCGACAAGCTGGTGGAGACCTTCGGCAAGGATGTCGACCACGTCTTCAACGTCGACCCCGTCGCGGCCCAGTTGCTCGATCCCAAGTCGCTGAAGCCCGGCATCGGCGACCTGACGGCCGAGATGGTCCGTCGCTACAAGGAAAAGACCGGCGCCAAGGAAGTGCCGCCGCACGCCAGCATGGGCTTCAACCAGACCTGGATCCTGCTCGACAGCGTGCTGCCGGCAGCCATGCAGAAGCATGGCGGGTTCGGCGCCGAGGCGATCCGCAAGGCGGCACTCGAGGTCGACATTCCCGAGGGCGGCACCGTGCAGGGCTACGGCGTGAAGTTCTTCGAGCCCGGGACGCCGATGGCGGGCCAGAACGAGCGGTCGAGCCCGGTCGTAATGCAGTATGTCGGCGGCGAGACCAAGATCGCCTGGCCGACGGCCTTGCGCACGATCGACCCCGTGATCCCGCTGCCGGCGAGCTCGCCCTACGGCATGCGCTGA
- a CDS encoding ABC transporter ATP-binding protein produces the protein MEGLTRTFGGFVAVNAVSFSVAQGEILGLIGPNGSGKSTTFNLISGALAPTRGSIRFEGTELGGRSASDIVHRGLARTFQIPRPFRKLSILENAIVAAHFGRAGRIDRATAEERARGALALVGLPTDADARVDGLGAAGLKKLELARALATQPRLLLADESLGGLDHSEMQQAADMLRRVRGEMGITIVWVEHIMGVLMKVVDRVMVLHHGEKVAEGLPADVVRDPRVIEVYLGRDHGGH, from the coding sequence GTGGAGGGGTTGACGCGAACCTTTGGCGGGTTCGTGGCCGTCAACGCCGTGTCCTTCTCGGTCGCCCAGGGGGAGATCCTTGGGCTGATCGGGCCGAACGGGTCGGGCAAGAGCACGACCTTCAACCTGATCTCGGGCGCGCTGGCGCCGACCCGGGGCTCGATCCGCTTCGAGGGGACCGAGCTGGGGGGCCGGTCGGCCAGCGACATCGTCCATCGCGGACTGGCCCGCACGTTCCAGATCCCGCGGCCGTTCCGCAAGCTGTCGATCCTGGAGAATGCCATCGTGGCCGCCCATTTCGGCCGCGCCGGGCGGATCGACCGGGCGACGGCCGAGGAGCGCGCGCGCGGCGCGCTCGCCCTGGTCGGGCTGCCGACCGATGCCGACGCCCGGGTGGATGGGCTGGGCGCCGCCGGCCTGAAGAAGCTGGAGCTGGCGCGCGCGCTGGCGACCCAGCCGCGGCTGCTGCTGGCCGACGAAAGCCTGGGCGGGCTCGACCATTCCGAGATGCAGCAGGCGGCCGACATGCTGCGCCGCGTCCGTGGCGAGATGGGCATCACCATCGTCTGGGTCGAACACATCATGGGCGTGCTGATGAAGGTGGTCGACCGGGTGATGGTGCTGCACCACGGCGAGAAGGTGGCCGAGGGGTTGCCCGCCGACGTCGTCCGCGACCCGCGCGTCATCGAGGTCTATCTGGGCCGGGACCATGGCGGGCACTGA
- a CDS encoding ABC transporter ATP-binding protein translates to MLVVSGLEAGYGGFRALHDIQLTVAAGEAVAVVGPNGAGKTTLMRAISGLLAPRAGRVDFEGTDLTTVPPHRIVERGIAHVPENRRLFPRLTVEENLKMGAFSPAARPHFAERLEWVYSLFPRMRERRLQVAGTMSGGEQQMCAIGRALMSKPKLLLMDEPSAGLAPVIVDQVFDLVRRIRQEGFTVLIVEQNVRQVLELVDRAYVLEVGTIRKSGTAAALKSDPAIREAYLGI, encoded by the coding sequence ATGCTGGTCGTCTCCGGCCTGGAGGCAGGCTATGGCGGCTTCCGGGCGCTGCACGACATCCAGTTGACCGTCGCGGCCGGCGAGGCCGTTGCCGTCGTCGGCCCCAACGGTGCCGGCAAGACGACGCTGATGCGCGCGATCTCCGGCCTGCTGGCGCCGCGTGCCGGCCGCGTCGATTTCGAGGGCACCGACCTGACGACGGTGCCGCCGCACCGCATCGTCGAGCGCGGCATCGCCCATGTGCCCGAGAACCGACGCCTCTTCCCCCGCCTGACGGTGGAGGAGAACCTGAAGATGGGTGCCTTCTCGCCCGCCGCCCGGCCGCACTTCGCCGAGCGGCTGGAATGGGTCTATTCGCTCTTTCCGCGCATGCGCGAGCGCCGCCTCCAGGTCGCCGGCACCATGTCGGGCGGCGAGCAGCAGATGTGCGCCATCGGCCGGGCGCTGATGTCCAAGCCCAAGCTGCTGCTGATGGACGAGCCGTCGGCCGGGCTGGCGCCGGTCATCGTCGACCAGGTGTTCGACCTAGTCCGTCGCATCCGCCAGGAAGGTTTCACCGTGCTGATCGTGGAGCAGAACGTGCGCCAGGTGCTGGAACTGGTCGACCGCGCCTACGTGCTTGAGGTCGGCACCATCCGCAAGTCGGGCACGGCCGCCGCGCTGAAGTCCGATCCGGCGATCCGCGAAGCCTATCTCGGCATCTGA
- a CDS encoding branched-chain amino acid ABC transporter permease: protein MDFLVPDIFLVEAIVNGILLGGILALLALGLNLIFGVIDVVWISYAELVMCGMYAIYWLYAVHGVPLPIAAVIAIVFVAILGVLVHKLIISPILGSAPINQLLATGGLLFFLQSFATLLFGADFRNIGLRLPIIEVGDLFISFARLLAFGAALLGMIGLWLFLKRTYVGTAIRAIAQDREIMILMGVDPKRVYLITSALGGGLAGLASALLVLQYDVHPFIGLSFGPITFMICVLGGLGSMIGGFVAAFIMSQIISVGGFYTSIELSYVLAFLLFIVMIFVRPQGLFGVKS, encoded by the coding sequence ATGGACTTTCTCGTGCCCGACATCTTCCTGGTCGAGGCGATCGTCAACGGCATCCTGCTGGGCGGCATCCTGGCGCTGCTGGCGCTGGGCCTCAACCTCATCTTCGGCGTCATCGACGTCGTGTGGATATCCTACGCCGAGCTGGTGATGTGCGGCATGTACGCCATCTACTGGCTCTATGCCGTCCATGGCGTGCCGCTGCCGATCGCGGCCGTCATCGCCATCGTCTTCGTCGCCATCCTGGGCGTGCTGGTCCACAAGCTCATCATCTCGCCCATCCTGGGATCGGCGCCGATCAACCAGCTGCTGGCGACGGGCGGGCTGCTCTTCTTCCTCCAGAGCTTCGCGACGCTGCTGTTCGGGGCGGACTTCCGCAACATCGGCCTGCGCCTGCCGATCATCGAGGTGGGCGACCTCTTCATCAGCTTCGCCCGCCTGCTGGCGTTCGGCGCAGCCCTTCTCGGCATGATCGGATTGTGGCTGTTCCTCAAGCGGACCTATGTCGGCACCGCCATCCGCGCCATCGCCCAGGATCGCGAGATCATGATCCTGATGGGGGTCGACCCCAAGCGGGTCTATCTCATCACCTCGGCACTGGGCGGCGGCCTGGCGGGCCTGGCGTCGGCGCTGCTGGTGCTGCAATACGACGTGCACCCCTTCATCGGCCTGTCCTTCGGGCCGATCACCTTCATGATCTGCGTGCTGGGCGGGCTCGGCAGCATGATCGGCGGCTTCGTCGCCGCCTTCATCATGAGCCAGATCATCTCGGTCGGCGGTTTCTACACCTCGATCGAGCTGTCCTACGTGCTGGCCTTCCTGCTCTTCATCGTGATGATCTTCGTGCGACCGCAGGGCCTGTTTGGGGTGAAGTCGTGA
- a CDS encoding branched-chain amino acid ABC transporter permease, giving the protein MKAGWILLGLALLLPPFLPISDYTLHILILILLWAFVYTSWTVMGRFGLVSLGHGAFLGLGTYATALLWNHYGLSPWLGLPLGIVVAVVVALVIGYPCSRLKVVGHYFALVTLALTEVVRLSIVAWRDVTGGSLGMTPNTVPPNSLEAMQFTRPTWYWVALSAWALGLYVWHRVDRSMTRSAMDAIADDETAAAAVGIDVTRQKLTVTTISAAMTALGGGLVGQYQMYINPETMAGVGVSLQIVFAAISGGMYVILGPTVGAILTIVLQEYLRVLFGTRFIGAAATIYGAMLILFIIYMPNGICGVIVDKLRKRRA; this is encoded by the coding sequence GTGAAGGCGGGCTGGATCCTGCTCGGGCTGGCGCTGCTGCTGCCGCCGTTCCTGCCGATCTCCGACTACACGCTGCACATCCTGATCCTCATCCTGCTCTGGGCCTTCGTCTATACGAGCTGGACGGTGATGGGGCGCTTCGGGCTGGTGTCGCTGGGCCACGGCGCATTCCTCGGCCTCGGCACCTACGCGACGGCCCTGCTGTGGAACCACTACGGCCTGTCGCCGTGGCTGGGCCTGCCGCTCGGTATCGTGGTCGCCGTCGTCGTGGCCCTGGTCATCGGCTATCCCTGCTCGCGCCTGAAGGTCGTGGGTCACTACTTCGCGCTGGTGACCCTGGCCCTGACCGAGGTGGTGCGGCTGTCGATCGTCGCCTGGCGCGACGTCACCGGCGGCTCGCTCGGCATGACGCCCAATACGGTGCCGCCGAACAGCCTGGAGGCGATGCAGTTCACCCGCCCGACCTGGTACTGGGTGGCGCTTTCGGCCTGGGCCCTCGGCCTCTATGTCTGGCACCGGGTCGACCGCAGCATGACGCGATCGGCCATGGATGCGATCGCCGACGACGAGACGGCGGCCGCCGCCGTCGGCATCGACGTCACCCGGCAGAAGCTGACGGTGACGACCATCAGTGCGGCGATGACGGCGCTGGGCGGCGGCCTCGTCGGCCAGTACCAGATGTACATCAACCCCGAGACGATGGCCGGCGTCGGGGTCTCGCTGCAGATCGTCTTCGCGGCGATCTCGGGCGGGATGTACGTCATCCTCGGCCCCACGGTCGGCGCCATCCTGACCATCGTGCTGCAGGAATACCTGCGTGTCCTCTTCGGCACCCGCTTCATCGGCGCGGCGGCCACCATCTATGGCGCGATGCTGATCCTCTTCATCATCTACATGCCCAACGGCATCTGCGGGGTGATCGTGGACAAGCTGCGAAAGCGCAGGGCGTGA
- a CDS encoding aspartate dehydrogenase, with amino-acid sequence MTRTYRIGLIGLGAIGRDLLERIGTGTLGPIEAAAVLVRRPRPDSGVPGLTHDPDRFFAAGFDAVVEGAGHQAVRDHGERALRAGADLLLTSVGALTDDALFARLQQAASDSGRRLILPSAGIGALDILAAGAVGGLDRVTVTVRKDPLSWKGTIAERQVDLDGLTAPFVLHDGPVREGARAYPQNVNISAAAALAGIGLDRTRLVIVADPGITVHVVEIEAEGHFGRFTFREEIIPTDDNPKTGRLVAMAVAKTVRQLASPLVIGA; translated from the coding sequence GTGACCCGCACCTATCGCATCGGCCTGATCGGCCTGGGCGCCATCGGCCGCGACCTGCTCGAGCGGATCGGCACCGGCACACTGGGGCCGATCGAGGCGGCTGCCGTCCTGGTACGCCGTCCGCGACCGGACAGCGGCGTGCCGGGGCTGACCCATGATCCCGACCGATTCTTCGCCGCCGGCTTCGATGCCGTCGTCGAGGGCGCCGGCCACCAGGCCGTTCGCGACCATGGCGAGCGCGCGCTGCGGGCCGGGGCCGATCTCCTTCTCACCTCGGTCGGCGCGCTGACCGACGATGCGCTCTTTGCCCGCCTGCAGCAGGCCGCGTCGGACAGCGGGCGACGACTGATCCTGCCGTCGGCCGGCATCGGCGCGCTCGACATCCTGGCCGCCGGCGCGGTCGGCGGCCTCGACCGGGTGACGGTCACCGTGCGCAAGGATCCGCTGTCCTGGAAGGGAACGATCGCCGAGCGGCAGGTCGACCTCGACGGGCTGACGGCGCCGTTCGTCCTGCATGACGGGCCGGTGCGCGAGGGGGCCCGCGCCTACCCGCAGAACGTCAACATCTCCGCCGCGGCCGCCCTGGCCGGCATCGGGCTCGATCGCACGCGCCTCGTCATCGTCGCCGACCCCGGCATCACCGTGCATGTTGTCGAGATCGAGGCCGAGGGGCATTTCGGGCGCTTCACCTTCCGGGAGGAGATCATCCCGACCGACGACAACCCGAAGACCGGGCGCCTCGTCGCCATGGCGGTCGCCAAGACCGTGCGCCAGCTCGCCAGCCCCCTGGTGATCGGCGCCTGA